The Lagenorhynchus albirostris chromosome 6, mLagAlb1.1, whole genome shotgun sequence genome includes a window with the following:
- the FKBP7 gene encoding peptidyl-prolyl cis-trans isomerase FKBP7 isoform X3: MRERGGHLGPTLGIMHFLFRLIIFVYLWGIFTAQGQKAEESIEEVKIEVLHRPENCSNTSKKGDVLNAHYDGFLAKDGSKFYCSRTQNEGHPKWFVLGVGQVIKGLDIGMTDMCPGEKRKLIIPPSFAYGKEGYAEGKIPPDATLIFEIELYAVTKGPRSIETFKQIDADNDRQLSKTESLPEKGI, from the exons ATGAGGGAACGCGGTGGTCATCTGGGGCCGACTCTCGGAATCATGCATTTCTTATTTAGGTTAATCATTTTCGTTTACCTGTGGGGCATTTTTACTGCTCaaggacaaaaggcagaggagagcaTAGAGGAAGTGAAAATTGAAGTTTTGCATCGTCCAGAAAACTGTTCTAACACAAGCAAAAAGGGAGACGTGCTAAATGCCCATTACGACGGCTTCTTGGCTAAAGACGGCTCGAAATTCTACTGCAG ccGGACACAAAATGAAGGCCACCCCAAATGGTTTGTTCTTGGTGTTGGACAAGTCATAAAAGGCCTAGACATTGGGATGACGGATATGTGTCCTGGCGAGAAGCGAAAATTGATTATACCCCCTTCATTTGCATATGGAAAGGAAGGCTATG CAGAAGGCAAGATTCCACCTGATGCAACGTTGATTTTTGAGATTGAGCTCTATGCTGTGACCAAAGGACCACGAAGCATTGAAACATTTAAACAGATAGATGCGGATAATGACCGGCAACTTTCTAAAACTGAG TCATTACCtgaaaaaggaatttga
- the FKBP7 gene encoding peptidyl-prolyl cis-trans isomerase FKBP7 isoform X1: MRERGGHLGPTLGIMHFLFRLIIFVYLWGIFTAQGQKAEESIEEVKIEVLHRPENCSNTSKKGDVLNAHYDGFLAKDGSKFYCSRTQNEGHPKWFVLGVGQVIKGLDIGMTDMCPGEKRKLIIPPSFAYGKEGYAEGKIPPDATLIFEIELYAVTKGPRSIETFKQIDADNDRQLSKTEISHYLKKEFEKDEKPRDKSYQNAVLEDIFKKNDHDGDGFISSKEYNVYQHDEL; encoded by the exons ATGAGGGAACGCGGTGGTCATCTGGGGCCGACTCTCGGAATCATGCATTTCTTATTTAGGTTAATCATTTTCGTTTACCTGTGGGGCATTTTTACTGCTCaaggacaaaaggcagaggagagcaTAGAGGAAGTGAAAATTGAAGTTTTGCATCGTCCAGAAAACTGTTCTAACACAAGCAAAAAGGGAGACGTGCTAAATGCCCATTACGACGGCTTCTTGGCTAAAGACGGCTCGAAATTCTACTGCAG ccGGACACAAAATGAAGGCCACCCCAAATGGTTTGTTCTTGGTGTTGGACAAGTCATAAAAGGCCTAGACATTGGGATGACGGATATGTGTCCTGGCGAGAAGCGAAAATTGATTATACCCCCTTCATTTGCATATGGAAAGGAAGGCTATG CAGAAGGCAAGATTCCACCTGATGCAACGTTGATTTTTGAGATTGAGCTCTATGCTGTGACCAAAGGACCACGAAGCATTGAAACATTTAAACAGATAGATGCGGATAATGACCGGCAACTTTCTAAAACTGAG ATAAGTCATTACCtgaaaaaggaatttgaaaaagatgAGAAGCCACGTGACAAGTCATATCAGAATGCAGttttagaagatatttttaagaagaacGACCATGATGGTGATGGCTTCATTTCTTCTAAGGAATACAATGTCTATCAACATGATGAACTatag
- the FKBP7 gene encoding peptidyl-prolyl cis-trans isomerase FKBP7 isoform X2, which produces MRERGGHLGPTLGIMHFLFRLIIFVYLWGIFTAQGQKAEESIEEVKIEVLHRPENCSNTSKKGDVLNAHYDGFLAKDGSKFYCSRTQNEGHPKWFVLGVGQVIKGLDIGMTDMCPGEKRKLIIPPSFAYGKEGYEGKIPPDATLIFEIELYAVTKGPRSIETFKQIDADNDRQLSKTEISHYLKKEFEKDEKPRDKSYQNAVLEDIFKKNDHDGDGFISSKEYNVYQHDEL; this is translated from the exons ATGAGGGAACGCGGTGGTCATCTGGGGCCGACTCTCGGAATCATGCATTTCTTATTTAGGTTAATCATTTTCGTTTACCTGTGGGGCATTTTTACTGCTCaaggacaaaaggcagaggagagcaTAGAGGAAGTGAAAATTGAAGTTTTGCATCGTCCAGAAAACTGTTCTAACACAAGCAAAAAGGGAGACGTGCTAAATGCCCATTACGACGGCTTCTTGGCTAAAGACGGCTCGAAATTCTACTGCAG ccGGACACAAAATGAAGGCCACCCCAAATGGTTTGTTCTTGGTGTTGGACAAGTCATAAAAGGCCTAGACATTGGGATGACGGATATGTGTCCTGGCGAGAAGCGAAAATTGATTATACCCCCTTCATTTGCATATGGAAAGGAAGGCTATG AAGGCAAGATTCCACCTGATGCAACGTTGATTTTTGAGATTGAGCTCTATGCTGTGACCAAAGGACCACGAAGCATTGAAACATTTAAACAGATAGATGCGGATAATGACCGGCAACTTTCTAAAACTGAG ATAAGTCATTACCtgaaaaaggaatttgaaaaagatgAGAAGCCACGTGACAAGTCATATCAGAATGCAGttttagaagatatttttaagaagaacGACCATGATGGTGATGGCTTCATTTCTTCTAAGGAATACAATGTCTATCAACATGATGAACTatag
- the PJVK gene encoding pejvakin isoform X2: MFAAATKSFVKQVGDGGRLVPVPSLSEADKYQPLSLVVKKKRCFLFPRYKFTSTPFTLKDILLGDREISAGVSSYQLLNYEDESDVSLYGRRGNHIVNDVGINVTGSDSVAVKASFGVVTKHEVEVSTLLKEITTRKINFDHSLIRQSRRSRKAVLCVVMESIRTTRQCSLSVHAGIRGESMRFHFMDEQNTRGRDKAIVFPAHTTIAYSVFELFIYLDGAFDLCVTSVSKGGFEMEETATFALLYRLRNILFERNRRVMDAISRSQLYLDDLFSDYYDKSLSMSDISLKEGTHIRVNLLNHSIPKGPCILCGMGSFKRETVYGCFQCSADGQKYVRLHAVPCFDVWHKRMK, from the exons ATGTTTGCTGCGGCTACCAAGAGCTTTGTCAAACAAGTTGGAGATGGAGGGAGATTAGTTCCCGTTCCAAGCCTCAGTGAGGCTGACAAATACCAACCTCTAAGTCTGGTGGTAAAAAAGaagagatgttttctgtttcctagatATAAATTTACTTCAACACCCTTTACGCTGAAAGATATTCTTCTAGGAGACAGAGAAATTTCAGCTG gTGTTTCATCTTATCAGTTACTGAATTATGAAGATGAATCAGACGTTTCACTTTATGGAAGGCGAGGCAACCATATTGTGAATGACGTTGGGATTAACGTTACTGGATCAGATTCAGTTGCAGTAAAAGCTTCATTTGGTGTAGTAACCAAACATGAAGTGGAAGTATCAACATTACTCAAGGAAATTACTACACG aaaaattaattttgaccACAGTTTGATACGTCAGTCAAGGAGGAGCAGAAAGGCAGTATTGTGTGTGGTCATGGAAAGCATCCGAACCACACGACAGTGCTCACTGTCTGTGCACGCTGGAATTCGTGGGGAATCCATGAGG tttcattttatggatgaacaGAATACCAGGGGAAGGGACAAAGCTATTGTTTTTCCAGCACACACAACCATAGCTTACAGTGTTTTCGAACTCTTCATTTACTTGGATGGTGCCTTTG acctTTGTGTCACTTCAGTGTCAAAAGGAGGATTTGAAATGGAAGAAACGGCAACATTTGCACTGCTCTACAGATTGAGAAATATACTATTTGAAAGAA aTAGAAGAGTGATGGATGCCATTTCTCGTTCACAGCTTTACTTAGATGATCTTTTTTCTGACTATTATGACAAATCTCTCAGCATGAGTGATATTTCACTCAAAGAAGGGACTCATATCCGAGTTAATTTACTTAATCACAGCATTCCAAAAGGACCTTGCATACTCTGTGGCATGGGGAGCTTTAAAAGGGAGACGGTTTATGGGTGCTTTCAGTGCTCTGCCGATGGGCAGAAGTATGTGAGACTTCATGCAGTTCCTTGTTTTGATGTTTGgcacaagagaatgaaataa
- the PJVK gene encoding pejvakin isoform X1, with protein sequence MESIRTTRQCSLSVHAGIRGESMRFHFMDEQNTRGRDKAIVFPAHTTIAYSVFELFIYLDGAFDLCVTSVSKGGFEMEETATFALLYRLRNILFERNRRVMDAISRSQLYLDDLFSDYYDKSLSMSDISLKEGTHIRVNLLNHSIPKGPCILCGMGSFKRETVYGCFQCSADGQKYVRLHAVPCFDVWHKRMK encoded by the exons ATGGAAAGCATCCGAACCACACGACAGTGCTCACTGTCTGTGCACGCTGGAATTCGTGGGGAATCCATGAGG tttcattttatggatgaacaGAATACCAGGGGAAGGGACAAAGCTATTGTTTTTCCAGCACACACAACCATAGCTTACAGTGTTTTCGAACTCTTCATTTACTTGGATGGTGCCTTTG acctTTGTGTCACTTCAGTGTCAAAAGGAGGATTTGAAATGGAAGAAACGGCAACATTTGCACTGCTCTACAGATTGAGAAATATACTATTTGAAAGAA aTAGAAGAGTGATGGATGCCATTTCTCGTTCACAGCTTTACTTAGATGATCTTTTTTCTGACTATTATGACAAATCTCTCAGCATGAGTGATATTTCACTCAAAGAAGGGACTCATATCCGAGTTAATTTACTTAATCACAGCATTCCAAAAGGACCTTGCATACTCTGTGGCATGGGGAGCTTTAAAAGGGAGACGGTTTATGGGTGCTTTCAGTGCTCTGCCGATGGGCAGAAGTATGTGAGACTTCATGCAGTTCCTTGTTTTGATGTTTGgcacaagagaatgaaataa